One window of Triticum dicoccoides isolate Atlit2015 ecotype Zavitan chromosome 5A, WEW_v2.0, whole genome shotgun sequence genomic DNA carries:
- the LOC119298946 gene encoding uncharacterized protein LOC119298946, producing the protein MTQKKRRRRRRSPREGPSRRRRGEEGASLSGSLVESDSSSTTSSAPPSGSFDKPAGRTSSAPPSGSLDEPPVAWPARQSRYHEILASRLAGLQLQAGVAVDSPNLPSDEIVQVLARSNFYDDELRAALVEYQVHKFLSEPHGPDVEDTYFGEESGDDITAEEFVKYSGQLKTRRPAEVDTKTGLDQEQLDSLLAKYKRYRFKAYLLLLGKPVDELEDAALESKYPMELALENDFFYPCHHDSAFGWYFDSDLCLLANLSDYQRLVLPNCGGNEYYEYDRWSQYKAFYNTPDADREYVLYWEKMVKEMKWLENHVLKGFLEWEPMRRKGLYQSIKIANGFTNIHLGLAYHGFEEYVLRTRFYRLFVEGLDRAFLEIWKRVNEGQTSFRDALQKVYNENPVPLRQHTLKAELEWPGGFLQLEQQFRRCTEGISKELPDRRVQELIAQEINYKRAMPKTYAEYARKKLQVAEVLGIIPSPRAEIPA; encoded by the exons ATGACGCAGAAGAAGCGCCGCCGCCGCAGAAGGTCTCCTCGCGAAGGACCCTCCCGCCGTCGCCGCGGTGAAGAAGGCGCATCGTTGTCTGGATCCCTTGTCGAATCGGATAGCAGCAGCACGacatccagcgcgccgccgtccggaTCCTTCGACAAGCCGGCCGGGCGGacttccagcgcgccgccgtccggaTCCTTGGACGAGCCGCCGGTCGCCTGGCCGGCCCGCCAGTCCAGGTACCATGAGATCCTCGCCTCGCGCCTCGCCGGATTGCAGTTACAAGCGGGCGTCGCCGTCGACAGCCCAAATCTTCCTTCCGATGAAATTGTCCAAGTCCTCGCTCGTTCTAATTTCTATGATGATGAGCTGCGGGCTGCTCTGGTAGAATATCAAGTCCACAAGTTCTTGAGCGAACCCCACGGACCAGATGTTGAAGATACATACTTTGGAGAGGAGTCGGGCGATGATATCACTGCGGAGGAATTCGTCAAGTACTCTGGACAGCTAAAGACTCGCAGACCTGCTGAAGTTGACACCAAGACTGGGCTGGATCAAGAGCAGTTGGACAGCCTCCTCGCCAAGTATAAACGTTATCGCTTCAAAGCTTACCTG TTGTTGTTAGGAAAGCCTGTCGACGAGCTAGAAGATGCTGCATTGGAATCCAAGTACCCTATGGAACTTGCCTTGGAGAATGACTTCTTCTATCCTTGCCATCATGATAGCGCCTTTGGCTGGTATTTCGACTCCGACCTCTGTTTACTTGCAAACTTGAGCGACTACCAGCGGCTAGTCCTTCCTAACTGT GGTGGgaatgagtattatgaatatgacagATGGAGTCAGTACAAAGCGTTTTATAACACCCCTGATGCTGATAGAGAGTATGTGCTGTACTGGGAAAAGATGGTCAAGGAAATGAAG TGGCTTGAAAATCATGTGCTTAAAGGTTTTCTGGAG TGGGAGCCAATGCGCCGTAAAGGTTTGTACCAATCAATTAAGATTGCCAATGGGTTCACCAACATTCATTTGGGTCTAGCATATCATGGTTTCGAG GAGTATGTATTGAGGACTCGATTTTATCGTCTGTTTGTGGAAGGTCTTGACCGTGCCTTTCTTGAGATTTGGAAGAGGGTCAATGAGGGTCAG ACGTCTTTCAGAGATGCTCTGCAGAAAGTTTACAATGAGAATCCGGTTCCATTGCGCCAACATACTTTGAAGGCTGAGCTGGAGTGGCCCGGCGGTTTTTTGCAACTGGAGCAACAA TTCCGCAGGTGCACGGAAGGCATTAGTAAGGAA CTTCCAGATCGAAGAGTCCAAGAGTTGATTGCACAGGAAATTAATTACAAG CGTGCGATGCCAAAGACGTATGCCGAGTACGCCAGGAAGAAGCTCCAAGTTGCAGAAGTCTTGGGAATCATCCCCAGCCCCAGGGCCGAGATACCAGCGTAG